From the Trifolium pratense cultivar HEN17-A07 linkage group LG4, ARS_RC_1.1, whole genome shotgun sequence genome, the window atgctacagcatctgaAGCACATGTTGATATTAGTGCCTCTGTAGTACCTGATTCACCAAACTCTCCTGTGGTTCCTGTTAATGAAAAAGGTACTGAAACCACCATCCCTGCTGATGTCATTACTCAGGATAAGGGTAAAACTGCAAGTATGCCTGATACAAGTGAGGCAAATGTAATTGATGTTGAAAGCCTCCAATTCAAGAGTACTCCTAGGGGTGGTATATCTAGGAGGCTGAGAAGTAATACAGGAAAGGATATAGCTACTCCTTCTGAAGCCACCAAAACTAAAATTGGGCCTAAGAAACGGTGGAGCAAAGTCACTGTACCCTCTGAAAGTAAGAAGAAGATTGTGAAGAGAAAAACTGTCTCTTCTAGTGACTCTGATTATGAGGAAGATCAAGATGCTGGAGCATCTCTTGAAGCATCTCCTCTGAAATCTGCCAAGAGAAAGAGAATGGCTCCTAATGTTCCATCTGTACCAATTGACAATGTCTCCTTCCACTGTGTTTAGaatgttgacaggtggaaatttgtgGTGAAAAGAAGAATAGCCATTGAAAAGAACCTTAATGAGGAATTCTTGCAATGTGAAGATCTTATGAATCTAATAGAGCAAGCAGGGCTAATGAAAACTGTATCTGAGTTGGGTAAATGCTATGATAAGTTGACTAGAGAATTCTTAGTAAACATCCCAGCTGACTGTGATGATCCTTTAAGCCCTGAATACTTAAAGGTGTATGTAAGAGGCAAATGTGTTGATTTCTCGCCAGCCATCATCAATGAATATCTGGGAAGAAGTGATGATCCTGCACCTGAGCTGGAGATCTCTATGCATGAAATTTGTAAGACTATAACTGGTGACAAGGTAAGAGTGTGGCCAAGAGCTGGCAAACTGTCTGCTGCAAAATTGACTACAAAATATGCTCTGCTGAACAAAATAGGTGCAGCAAACTGGGTCCCCACTACACACTCCAACAGTGTAGCTACAGGTTTGGCCAAGTTCATCTATGCCATAGGCACTGGTACTGTTTTTGATTATGGCActcatatttttaatgcaacAATTCTCCATGGCTCTTCCACTGCTGTAAAAATGCCAATAGCCTTTCCCACTCTGATCTGTGGTATTATCTTGTCTCAACATCCTGACATTTGCACTAACTCTGATGTGCCTGTCTCTAGACCCTCAGCTTTAACCATGGATTTTAGATTATTGGAAGGAAAACATGCTGCAGACATTGCTGTAGCATCTTTGAAGACACCAGCTGTGGGCATGACCAAGAGACAGATGATTGCTAATCTCAGGGAGGTTAGTAATATGCTAGGTGAGAAGAAGGAGCTGGTAGATGGTGTAATCCAAGCCTTGGAGCTTGAGCAGTCACAGGCAAATGAGGATGGAGTTGGTCCTTCCCATGGCGCTCCTCATGCTGATGATCTTGCAGGTGGTGACACTGTAGAAGAGGAGATGGCCTCTGATGAAAGTCCCTCAATATGATCTGTTTCCTTCTAtaactttttcttattttgGATGTTATTTCTTTTTGAAGGCTTAGCCCTTATGGTTTGTAACATGTACTATGTGGTTCCTTATGCTCTGACATCCTATGACTGTGTGCTACTTGGTATTCTATGGTTCTTTGTTTTGCTCCTATTCTATGCTcctatttgtcagaatttatggctaaaaagggggagtaatgtgcatgatgtgatgaagaatgctatagcatctagtatagcatgttttaatgtgatatgcatgttttgagggggag encodes:
- the LOC123922518 gene encoding uncharacterized protein LOC123922518; the protein is MKTVSELGKCYDKLTREFLVNIPADCDDPLSPEYLKVYVRGKCVDFSPAIINEYLGRSDDPAPELEISMHEICKTITGDKVRVWPRAGKLSAAKLTTKYALLNKIGAANWVPTTHSNSVATGLAKFIYAIGTGTVFDYGTHIFNATILHGSSTAVKMPIAFPTLICGIILSQHPDICTNSDVPVSRPSALTMDFRLLEGKHAADIAVASLKTPAVGMTKRQMIANLREVSNMLGEKKELVDGVIQALELEQSQANEDGVGPSHGAPHADDLAGGDTVEEEMASDESPSI